The Bradysia coprophila strain Holo2 chromosome IV, BU_Bcop_v1, whole genome shotgun sequence genome includes a region encoding these proteins:
- the LOC119066246 gene encoding neutral and basic amino acid transport protein rBAT-like: protein MMNNMELSTETGLIGVQIPVSMITSPSVSTFLAEEEASMCPLLPATPSPPPMDFIHPLTPSTGIEENLTDVADDGQAETSSSSGSSSGICMDIPVAGTTTLYNNKNVYQNLGNNNETFQENGTKQYASLNIQITNDTPGFVHWNWPLIRKCSFFFFISGVVAMAGMVVMMILSLPKSCNPKTAWYKGTVFYEIFPASFQDLNDDGIGDLMGLSARIGYLHSLGVGVVRLNSIFPSKHYPDHFQNVTTLMDIDEVLGGKKELKVVADSLHAKNMSLVLDLPIYPLIRELSEPQDPNSIENNKTVAVLSTDDDSVDDDAILKALKLWISLGVDGFYIKGLENYYDDPYLLENVGLWKKTIGSNRILIVSKTLFDRVDPNTANELTRSVDLVDVYLDISQGSEKVAAEIKSTIQGVLEPGDGPYIQWSLSGVSQRRTSELSPNTTLAATLMELMLPGSPSIFYGDEVALQSAHDPLGDHSDTKHLHHLSTMEWNTTHQFTGRKTLPWLPRGAAVSFENIDDVADMISLREASPSIYQNVIRKSSKPERNTSVKITRHDVLILERWYPRRRSFVSITNFSNRKLSLDLSSMFYSGEIAIGKLKGERVLFSDFEIGPTETIIVRLDK, encoded by the exons atgatGAACAACATGGAATTGTCTACGGAAACAGGATTGATTGGTGTTCAAATACCTGTGTCGATGATCACGTCACCTTCGGTATCCACATTTCTTGCCGAAGAAGAGGCATCCATGTGTCCACTATTACCGGCGACACCAAGTCCCCCGCCAATGGATTTTATTCATCCGCTAACACCCAGCACAGgcattgaagaaaatttgacagaTGTAGCAGATGATGGTCAAGCCGAGACTAGTAGCTCATCGGGTAGTTCATCTGGAATTTGTATGGACATACCAGTTGCTGGGACAACTACTCtttataacaacaaaaatgtctaccaaaatttaggaaacaaCAACGAAACCTTTCag GAAAATGGTACCAAACAGTACGCAAGTTTGAATATACAAATTACAAACGACACACCAGGCTTTGTTCATTGGAATTGGCCGTTGATACGAAAGTGTtcgttcttctttttcatttctgGAGTCGTTGCCATGGCTGGCATGGTTGTGATGATGATCTTATCACTGCCTAAGTCGTGTAATCCCAA gACTGCGTGGTACAAAGGCACCGTTTTCTATGAAATATTTCCAGCCAGTTTTCAAGACTTAAACGACGATGGCATAGGAGATTTAATGGGTTTGTCAGCACGCATTGGTTATTTGCACTCACTGGGCGTTGGTGTCGTTCGATTGAATTCCATATTTCCATCAAAGCATTACCCTgaccattttcaaaatgttacaACTCTAATGGACATTGATGAGGTTCTTGGCGgcaaaaaagaattgaaagtCGTTGCTGATTCTTTGCACGCTAAAAACATGTCTTTAGTACTGGATCTGCCCATTTATCCGCTTATCAGAGAACTGAGTGAACCACAGGATCCTAATAGTatcgaaaacaacaaaacagttGCCGTACTTAGTACGGATGACGACAGCGTGGATGATGATGCCATACTAAAAGCTCTGAAGCTGTGGATTAGCCTTGGCGTTGATGGCTTCTATATCAAAGGCTTGGAAAATTACTATGACGACCCGTATTTGCTAGAAAATGTTGGATTGTGGAAGAAGACTATTGGTTCTAACCGGATTTTAATCGTCAGCAAAACACTTTTCGATAGAGTTGACCCGAACACGGCGAACGAACTTACTCGATCGGTAGATTTGGTAGATGTATACTTGGACATCTCACAAGGGAGTGAAAAAGTAGCAGCAGAAATAAAAAGCACAATCCAAGGAGTCCTAGAACCAGGCGATGGGCCATATATCCAGTGGAGTTTAAGTGGAGTATCACAACGACGTACCAGCGAATTATCACCGAATACAACCCTAGCTGCAACCTTAATGGAATTGATGTTGCCCGGATCGCCTAGCATATTTTATGGTGACGAAGTTGCGTTGCAGAGCGCCCACGATCCACTGGGTGACCATTCCGATACCAAACATCTACATCATTTGTCAACAATGGAATGGAATACGACACATCAATTCACAGGCCGTAAAACTTTGCCATGGTTACCAAGAGGTGCGGCTGTCTCATTCGAAAACATCGATGATGTTGCGGACATGATATCTCTGAGGGAAGCATCCCCGTCCATTTATCAAAACGTTATCAGAAAGTCATCGAAACCGGAACGGAACACTTCGGTCAAAATTACACGGCACGATGTGCTTATATTGGAGAGGTGGTATCCCAGGCGACGATCTTTCGTTTCGATTACGAATTTCAGTAACAGGAAGTTGTCGTTGGATTTGTCGTCAATGTTTTACAGTGGAGAAATAGCCATTGGTAAGCTAAAGGGCGAAAGAGTTCTATTTTCAGATTTTGAGATCGGACCAACTGAGACGATTATTGTTCGGTTAGATAAGTAG
- the LOC119066245 gene encoding coiled-coil domain-containing protein 40, which yields MEKMNAGQKIFQQTSDETNIDSRAILPADHPLLEKFQKALKEHLLKINNRLSDEIDEIDHNIGRLKKEQENVGERLYDYQQEAEQQKEMLDEYNERLNEVSEKRLKNEINASKLKRDYVGLTNKFQEASRNHEDKLLELTQTRLLENNISKWAQEMEDEVKAAKRVVSKDKQSQLAVSQQKRQMDLLLLNLEGEVKRRDQELAAINEQIKDQNGKLEFLNRNLSDGNADLNGLQSELKRLIGAWREVISQIQLKDEVLAKLRRELNDEMQNHKLIQSNIEGTKRATAKEMEQNEKLESFKLRLENDFDLLEQKLEKELNDQTKLMSDVSKMSALVEQTETDLSRANIEGQLIENNLRTLRKRLEKQSTQKIEIEEKILELLQDQITTDSASNIRSKLLKEIQGQRRNAELNMYTTEYQLSQVLLELEKWKGQLSKSRENADRLKGDYDAAMEKSASLDEEIKAMEKSINAKVKSYDMMGRQLEKLIEAAGGLELDPNELKVKSLEKKLADLEIETREAQNFWLRLQKHVVNLSEKRSLQQAKISLTSKQLLVIEQKNMRIDSQYEALKKKDRAIEQEVKNLTTRVDQLSTSLFQKKTYHEVEEANCQNSHAALLDKLKEREISFLALQQELSDREKEIERTEQLMLEKHHEALSWETKWKLAEEARKYQHAELAATGEIGLIKSEIHRMEVRYNQLKRAQEKLSQDMESCVGHRDHVYEKACAREKLPDHKGCSKKSGYYRATELKNKLKQVRNETISVERNIADVTIQKDEMLSELKKLKDTIDNERLQDSLLQSEIEQTILMKQENLENIVRMQQRAKRYKGLINAKQMPKIRNEAVLQSDLERQLEIRNHLLSLLESLLNDFPDHKYNIKRVLQTLKNN from the exons ATGGAGAAGATGAACGCCGGACAGAAAATATTCCAGCAAACGAGCGATGAAACAAATATTGATTCTCGAGCCATATTACCGGCTGATCATCCGCTgcttgaaaaatttcaaaaagctCTCAAAGAACACTTGCTCAAGATCAATAACCGACTGTCGGACGAAATCGACGAGATCGACCATAACATAGGTCGTTTGAAAAAAGAACAGGAGAATGTCGGGGAAAGACTCTACGATTATCAGCAGGAGGCTGAGCAGCAGAAAGAGATGTTGGATGAGTACAACGAACGATTGAACGAAGTGAGTGAGAAGCGACTGAAGAACGAGATCAATGCCTCGAAGTTGAAGCGAGACTATGTGGGGCTAACGAATAAATTTCAAGAAGCCAGTCGAAATCATGAGGACAAGCTTTTGGAGCTCACTCAGACTCGGTTGTTGGAAAATAACATATCCAAGTGGGCACAAGAAATGGAAGACGAGGTGAAAGCAGCGAAACGAGTTGTCAGCAAGGATAAACAGAGTCAGTTGGCCGTTTCACAGCAAAAGAGGCAGATGGATTTGCTCTTATTGAATTTGGAAGGGGAG GTAAAACGTCGCGACCAAGAGCTCGCTGCGATCAATGAGCAGATTAAAGATCAAAATGGAAAACTGGAATTCTTAAATCGAAACTTAAGTGATGGTAACGCTGATCTAAACGGATTGCAGTCAGAGTTGAAACGTTTGATTGGTGCTTGGCGTGAAGTGATTTCTCAAATTCAGCTAAAAGATGAAGTTTTAGCTAAATTAAGACGTGAATTAAA CGATGAAATGCAGAATCACAAACTGATTCAATCGAATATTGAAGGCACTAAACGAGCAACAGCCAAAGAAATGGAACAGAATGAGAAACTAGAATCGTTCAAGTTACGCctcgaaaatgattttgatttgttgGAACAAAAGC tCGAAAAGGAACTAAACGACCAGACCAAATTGATGAGCGACGTATCGAAAATGTCTGCATTGGTCGAACAAACTGAGACCGATTTATCCCGTGCAAACATTGAAGGCCAACtcattgaaaacaatttgcgGACATTGAGAAAACGGCTCGAAAAACAATCCacgcaaaaaattgaaatcgaggAGAAAATCCTCGAACTGCTTCAGGATCAAATTACCACAGATTCAGCCAGCAACATTCGCAGCAAATTGTTGAAAGAAATTCAAGGTCAGCGTAGGAATGCTGAACTTAATATGTATACGACGGAATATCAGCTGTCGCAAGTGCTTTTAGAATTGGAAAAGTGGAAGGGACAACTGTCGAAGAGCAGAGAGAATGCTGACAGGTTGAAG GGAGACTATGATGCTGCTATGGAAAAGAGTGCCTCACTGGACGAAGAAATTAAAGCGATGGAGAAGAGTATTAATGCGAAAGTCAAGTCGTACGATATGATGGGAAGACAGCTGGAGAAACTTATTGAAGCTGCTGGTGGTCTAGAGTTGGATCCGAATGAACTTAAG GTAAAATCGCTTGAGAAAAAGTTGGCAGACCTGGAAATCGAAACCAGAGAGGCACAGAACTTCTGGCTTCGCCTTCAGAAACACGTCGTAAATTTGAGCGAAAAACGCTCACTACAACAGGCAAAAATAAGTCTGACCTCTAAGC AACTTTTGGTGATTGAGCAAAAGAATATGAGAATCGATTCGCAGTATGAAGCGTTGAAGAAGAAGGACAGGGCAATAGAACAAGAAGTGAAGAATCTTACCACTCGTGTCGACCAATTAAGCACTTCGCTGTTCCAGAAGAAGACCTATCACGAA GTGGAAGAGGCTAACTGCCAAAACTCACACGCTGCGCTGCTTGATAAATTGAAAGAGAGGGAAATCAGTTTTCTAGCGTTGCAACAGGAACTGTCGGACCGCGAAAAAGAAATCGAACGTACCGAGCAATTGATGTTGGAAAAGCATCACGAAGCACTGTCCTGGGAGACCAAGTGGAAACTAGCTGAAGAGGCACGAAAATATCAACATGCCGAGCTAGCAGCTACCGGTGAAATTGGATTGATCAAATCCGAAATTCATCGAATGGAAGTGCGATACAATCAGTTGAAACGTGCACAGGAGAAACTTTCTCAGGACATGGAATCGTGTGTCGGCCATCGTGATCATGTATACGAAAAAGCTTGTGCCAGAGAAAAGCTGCCGGACCATAAGGGATGTTCGAAGAAGAGTGGTTACTACCGTGCTACGGAATTAAAGAATAAACTGAAACAAGTTCGCAACGAAACAATCAGCGTTGAACGGAACATAGCTGATGTTACGATTCAGAAGGACGAAATGCTCTCTGAATTGAAGAAACTCAAAGATACGATCGATAATGAGCGGCTGCAGGATTCGCTTCTCCAGAGCGAAATTGAACAGACGATTCTCATGAAGCAAGAG aACTTGGAGAACATCGTTCGAATGCAACAACGAGCCAAACGATACAAGGGTCTCATAAATGCAAAACAGATGccgaaaattcgaaatgaggCGGTGCTGCAATCTGATTTAGAGCGACAACTGGAAATTCGAAATCATTTGCTGAGTTTACTTGAATCACTGCTGAATGACTTTCCAGATCACAAGTATAATATCAAGCGAGTGCTGCAGACATTGAAGAATAACTAA
- the LOC119066247 gene encoding small lysine-rich protein 1, with translation MAGKGKKKRNSKDSTASNGSGGDKKKGGGKSKKKTGSGKSGKFQGDIFNEGAMENAYFVCHNVQDVLKVRGFPWPEAKKKKGKKK, from the exons ATGGCTGGTAAGGGAAAGAAAAAGCGTAATAGCAAGGATTCCACAGCAAGTAATGGGAGTGGAGGCGATAAGAAGAAAGGTGGCGGtaaatcgaaaaagaaaaccgGATCTGGAAAGTCGGGGAAATTTCAGGGGGACATTTTCAATGAAGGTGCAATGGAGAACGCCTATTTCGTCTGCCACAACGTACAG GACGTGTTGAAGGTGCGTGGATTTCCATGGCCAGAAGCCAAAAAGAAAAAGGGAAAGAAGAAGTAA
- the LOC119066249 gene encoding mitochondrial basic amino acids transporter encodes MALDFAAGCLGGAAGVLVGHPFDTVKVHLQTQSPKNPLYRGTFHCFRSIIAKDSIAGLYRGISSPMGGVALVNAIVFGVYGNIQRRSADPDSIKSHFLAGSAAGLAQSIVCSPMELIKTRLQLQSQNPNNKQFTGALHCLRHIFRNEGFRGVYRGIGITALRDLPGFSSYFVSYEMLIRASPNPGNFYLFMAGGIAGVISWILTVPIDVLKSRLQADGMGAQQQYTGIRDCFRQSYKEEGIAFLTRGMCSTLLRAFFINAACFYVVSWTLKIFDRRTVQVELPKDEHITISNGSPLQSLVIPIVMHRDDSNHYKKSVVKSLAYTNACALNDALSSSDFVELANDLCDDGNDDYCNYNVDRLIDFPSVTGTDVVLSE; translated from the exons atggcattagaTTTTGCTGCTGGATGCTTGGGAG GTGCTGCTGGAGTCTTAGTGGGACATCCGTTCGACACGGTCAAAGTTCATTTGCAGACGCAAAGTCCCAAAAATCCTCTCTATCGGGGAACATTTCATTGCTTTCGTTCGATCATTGCCAAAGATTCAATTGCTGGACTGTACAGAGGCATTTCGAGTCCGATGGGAGGTGTGGCATTGGTAAATGCAATCGTATTCGGGGTGTATGGCAACATTCAACGGCGCTCGGCCGATCCGGATTcaataaaatcacattttcttGCTGGAAGTGCTGCTGGCCTGGCACAAAGTATTGTTTGTTCGCCGATGGAATTAATAAAAACGAGATTGCAGCTACAGTCACAAAATCCAAACAATAAACAATTCACCGGAGCGTTACATTGCCTGAgacacatttttcgaaacgAAGGATTTCGTGGGGTGTACAGAGGAATCGGAATAACGGCTCTACGGGATCTGCCTGGCTTTTCAAGCTACTTCGTTTCGTACGAAATGTTAATCAGAGCATCTCCGAATCCTGGAAATTTCTACCTGTTTATGGCTGGTGGTATAGCTGGAGTGATATCATGGATTTTGACTGTCCCAATAGATGTATTAAAATCTCGATTACAAGCGGACGGTATGGGAGCGCAACAGCAATATACGGGTATCAGAGATTGCTTCCGGCAAAGTTACAAAGAAGAGGGTATCGCCTTCTTGACGCGAGGCATGTGTTCAACCCTATTAAGGGCTTTCTTTATAAACGCTGCATGCTTCTACGTTGTCTCATGgacgttaaaaatatttgatcgtCGCACGGTTCAGGTGGAGTTACCAAAGGACGAACACATAACAATCAGTAATGGTTCACCACTGCAATCATTGGTTATACCGATTGTTATGCACAGAGATGACTCGAATCATTACAAAAAAAGTGTGGTGAAAAGTCTAGCTTATACTAACGCCTGTGCTCTGAATGATGCGTTGAGTAGTTCGGATTTTGTTGAACTAGCCAATGACCTTTGCGATGATGGCAATGATGATTATTGTAATTATAATGTGGATAGACTTATTGATTTTCCATCAGTTACTGGCACCGATGTAGTTTTaagtgaataa